The Papaver somniferum cultivar HN1 chromosome 3, ASM357369v1, whole genome shotgun sequence genome includes a region encoding these proteins:
- the LOC113356424 gene encoding amino acid permease 3-like, translating to MGDINLTNATAGTKNQQFQYDHSFDVMSNPQGGSKCFDDDGRLKRTGTVWTASAHIITAVIGSGVLSLAWAIAQLGWIAGPAVMFLFAFVIYYTSCLLADCYRTGDNATGKRNYTYMDAVSTNLGGSKTKLCGIIQYINLFGVAIGYTIAASISMVAVKRSNCFHASHDDSPCLASSTPYMIAFGVSEIIFSQIPDFDQISWLSMVAAVMSFTYSGIGMGLGIAKVAENGKFKGSLTGISIGTVTQTQKIWRSFQALGNIAFAYSYSIILIEIQDTIKAPPSEAKTMKKASLISVSTTTIFYMLCGCMGYAAFGDMAPGNLLTGFGFYNPYWLLDIANVAIVIHLVGAYQVYCQPLFAFIEKWAATKWPKSDFINKNYQVPIPGFRPYNLNLFRLVWRTIFVVLTTIISMLLPFFNDIVGILGAFGFWPLTVYFPVEMYISQKKIPRWSTKWTCLQILSAACLVISIAAAAGSVAGVVTDLKVYHPF from the exons ATGGGAGACATCAATTTGACTAATGCTACTGCTGGAACTAAGAACCAACAGTTTCAGTATGATCATTCATTTGATGTAATGTCAAACCCGCAAGGTGGATCCAAATGTTTTGACGATGATGGCCGTCTTAAAAGAACAG GGACCGTATGGACAGCGAGTGCACATATTATAACGGCTGTCATAGGATCAGGAGTGCTCTCATTAGCATGGGCCATAGCTCAGCTTGGTTGGATCGCTGGTCCAGCTGTGATGTTCTTGTTTGCCTTTGTGATTTACTACACATCCTGTTTACTAGCTGACTGCTACAGAACTGGTGACAATGCTACCGGCAAGAGAAACTACACTTACATGGATGCTGTTAGTACTAATTTAGGTGGTTCTAAGACAAAGCTTTGTGGGATAATTCAGTACATAAATCTTTTTGGTGTCGCAATTGGATATACAATTGCAGCATCCATCAGTATGGT GGCTGTAAAGAGGTCGAATTGTTTCCACGCTAGCCATGACGATAGCCCGTGCCTTGCATCGAGTACCCCGTACATGATAGCATTTGGTGTATCAGAAATCATATTCTCCCAAATTCCAGACTTTGATCAAATTTCATGGCTATCAATGGTTGCTGCAGTCATGTCATTTACTTATTCCGGGATCGGAATGGGCCTCGGAATCGCTAAAGTGGCAG AGAATGGGAAATTCAAAGGAAGTCTGACTGGAATAAGCATCGGAACCGTAACTCAAACCCAAAAGATATGGAGAAGCTTCCAAGCACTTGGAAACATCGCTTTTGCCTACTCATATTCAATAATCCTAATTGAAATTCAg GACACTATTAAAGCACCCCCCTCAGAAGCTAAAACTATGAAGAAAGCAAGTTTGATCAGTGTTTCGACTACTACGATTTTCTACATGCTCTGCGGATGTATGGGTTATGCTGCATTCGGTGATATGGCACCTGGGAACCTTTTGACCGGTTTTGGATTCTACAATCCATATTGGTTACTTGACATAGCCAATGTCGCAATTGTAATTCACCTTGTTGGGGCTTACCAAGTCTACTGCCAACCTTTATTTGCCTTCATCGAAAAATGGGCGGCAACAAAATGGCCAAAGagtgatttcatcaacaaaaactaTCAAGTACCTATCCCCGGATTCCGCCCATACAATCTCAACTTATTCAGACTTGTTTGGAGAACCATCTTTGTAGTACTAACTACAATCATATCAATGCTTCTTCCGTTCTTCAATGACATTGTTGGGATTCTTGGCGCTTTTGGGTTTTGGCCCTTGACAGTTTACTTCCCGGTGGAGATGTACATATCACAGAAAAAGATACCCAGGTGGAGTACTAAATGGACGTGCCTTCAGATACTTAGTGCAGCTTGTTTAGTAATCTCAATTGCAGCTGCAGCTGGTTCAGTAGCTGGTGTTGTCACTGATCTTAAAGTGTATCATCCTTTTTAA